GCGCCATCGGCTCCAAGTGGCTGGTGGTCGAAGGCCTCCATGCCGGGGACCAGGTGATCGTGGAAGGCCTGCAGAAGGTCCGCCCGGGCGTGGCCGTGAAGGTCGTGCCTCTCGGCGCCAAGCCCGCTCCTGCGGCTGCGAAGTAGAGGAGCCACTCCATGGTCAATTTCTTCATCGATCGACCCATCTTCGCCTGGGTGGTGGCCATCGTCATGATGCTGGCCGGCCTCCTGGCCATCAACACCCTGCCCATCTCCCAGTACCCGCCCGTCGCCCCGCCCTCCATCTCCGTGGACGCCTTCTATCCCGGGGCCTCCGCCAAGACCGTGGAGAACACCGTCACCCAGATCATCGAGCAGAAGATGACGGGCCTGGACCGGCTGCTCTACATGTCCGCCAGCAGCGACTCTGCCGGCCACGGCAGCGTCACACTCACCTTCCAGCCGGGCACCGATCCCGATGCCGCCTGGGCCAAGGTCCAGAACAAGCTGGAGCTGGCCAAGCCCCTGATGCCCCAGGTCGTGCAGCAGATGGGCATCGCGGTCACCAAGTCCACGAAGAACATCTTCATGATCCTGTCCATCTCCTCGGCGGACGGCAGCATGAATGCCGAGGACCTGCGCGACTACCTGGCCTCGAATGTGGAGAATGTCATCAGCCGCGTGGAAGGCGTCGGTGAGGTGCTGTCCTTCGGCACCCAGTACGCCATGCGCATCTGGCTCAACCCCGACAAGATGGTGGGCTACCGCATCACGCCCGATGACATCCGCCAGGCCGTGAAGGCCTACAACGCGCAGATCTCCGCCGGCCAGGCGGGCGGCCTCCCTGCCGTCCAGGGCCAGCGGCTGAATGTGACCGTGAATGTGCAGGAACTCCTCCAGACGCCCGAGCAGTTCGGGGCCATCCCCCTCCGCATCAACGCGGATGGCTCCACGATCCGCCTCCGGGATGTGGCCCGCACCGAGCTCGGAACCGAGTCCTACGAAAGCGACACGAAGCTCAACGGGCAGCCGGCCGCCGGCATGCTCATCCGCCTGGCCTCGGGCGCCAACGCGTTGGACACCTCCAAGCTCGTCAAGGCCAAGCTCAACGAGCTCTCCCCCTATTTCCCCCCGGGGGTCAAGGTCGACTACCCCTACGAGACGACCCCCTTCGTGACCGTGGCCATCAACGAGGTGGTGAAGACCCTCATTGAGGCCGTGGTCCTCGTCTTCCTGGTCATGCTGCTCTTCCTCGGGAATTTCCGCGCCACCCTGATCCCGACCATCGCGGTCCCGGTGGTGCTCCTGGGCACCTTCGCGATCCTCCAATATGTGGGCATGTCCATCAACATGCTCACCATGTTCGCCATGGTGCTGGCCATCGGCCTCCTGGTGGATGACGCCATCGTCGTGGTCGAGAATGTCGAACGCATCATGCACGAAGAGGGCCTGTCACCCCTGGAGGCCACCCGGAAATCCATGGGCCAGATCACCAGCGCCCTGGTCGGCATCGGCCTGGTGCTGTCCGCCGTGTTCGGCCCCATGGCCTTCTTCGGCGGGTCCACGGGCATCATCTTCCGGCAGTTCTCCTTCACCCTCATCACCGCCATGATGCTGTCGGTGGTGGTGGCCCTCGTCCTCACGCCCTCCCTCTGCGTCACCTTCCTGAAGCCCATCGAGAAGGGCCATGAGGCCGCCGAGAAGGGCTGGAAGGTCACGCGTCCCTTCTTCCTGTGGTTCGACCACTTCTACAACAAGATCAACCACATCTTCGTGGGCCAGCTCGAGCGCGTCCTCTCCAAGTGGGGTCGCTATGCCGTTATCTACGGCGTGATCGTGGTCGGCATGGGCGTCCTGTTCATGCGCCTGCCCACCGCCTTCCTCCCCGAGGAGGACCAGGGCATCATCATGACCCTCGTTCAGCTCCCCGCCGGATCCACCCTGGAGCAGACCCAGAAGGTCATGTCGGAGGTCCAGCAGTACTACCAGAACGACGAGAAGGAGGCTGTCGCCTCCTGCCTGACCGTGGGCGGATTCAGCGTGGCCGGTCGTGGTCAGAACAACGGCATGGCCTTCGTCAAGCTCAAGGACTGGCACCTCCGGGACCGCTCCGACCTGAAGGCGGAAGCCGTCATCCGGCGGGCCATGCGCACCTTCTCCGCGCGCCGGGATTCCATGGTCTTCGCCGTGGCGCCCCCCGCCATCCTGGAGCTCGGCAACGCGACGGGCTTCGACTTCCAACTGCAAGATCGCGGCGGCGTCGGCCATGCCAAGCTCATGGAGGCCCGGAATCAGCTGCTGGGCCTGGCGGCCCAGAACGCCAACCTCAAGGCCGTGCGCCCCAACGGCCTGGATGATCAGCCGGAATACAATGTCCGGCTCAACCAGGACCGGGCCGGCACGCTGGGGGTCCCCCTGCCGGCCATCAGCGACACCCTGGCCAGCGCCTGGGGCGGTTCCTATGTGAACGACTTCATCAACCGGGGCCGGGTCAAGCGGGTCTACATGCAGGCCGATGCCCCCTTCCGCATGCAGCTGGAGGACCTGAACAAGCTCTATGTCAGGAGCACCGCCGGGGCGATGGTGCCCTTCTCCGCCTTCTCTGCCGGCGAATGGAGCTATGGGTCCCCCAACCTCCAGCGCTACAACAGCTTCCCCTCAGTAAACATCCAGGGTGAACCCGCCGCCGGCAAGAGCACCGGCGACGCCATGCTGGCCATGGAGGACATCGTCAAGAAGCTCCCTGCCGGCATCGGCTTCGAGTGGACGGGCCTCTCCTACCAGGAACGGCAGGCAGGTTCCCAGGCCCCGGCGCTCTACGCCGTGTCCATCCTGGTGATCTTCCTGTGCCTCGCCGCCCTCTATGAAAGCTGGACGATCCCCTTCTCGATCCTCCTGGTGCTTCCCGTGGGCGTCTTCGGTGCCGTGCTGGCCACCTGGGGACGGGGCCTCTCCAGCGATGTCTATTTCCAGATCGGCCTGCTGACGACCCTCGGCCTCACCGCCAAGAACGCCATTCTCATCGTGCAGTTCGCCGAGGAGCAGATGGCCCAAGGCGTGGGCCTTCTCGAAGCCGCCATGGAAGCCTCCCGCCTCCGTCTCCGCCCCATCCTGATGACCTCGCTGGCCTTCACCTTCGGCGTGCTGCCGATGGCCCTGACCCGGGGGGCCGGCGCGGCGGCCCAGAACGCCATCGGCACCGGCGTGGTTGGCGGCATGCTGACGGCCACCTTCATCGCCATCTTCTACATCCCCCTGTCCTTCGTCCTGGTCAGCCAACTGTTCAGGAAGAAGCGCCAGGAGCCTGTCCCCGCAAGTGCCGGGAATTCCGAGGAGGGGCAGCCATGAGGTCGCTCAGAACCTGGTCCGTCCTTCCCCTCGCCTTCACCATGGTGGGCTGCGTCTCCATGGCCCCGAAGTACCGGGTGCCTGAACCGCCGGTGCCGAAGGCCTGGCCCGAAGGGCCTTCCTACAAGGCGGC
The window above is part of the Geothrix sp. genome. Proteins encoded here:
- a CDS encoding efflux RND transporter permease subunit; the protein is MVNFFIDRPIFAWVVAIVMMLAGLLAINTLPISQYPPVAPPSISVDAFYPGASAKTVENTVTQIIEQKMTGLDRLLYMSASSDSAGHGSVTLTFQPGTDPDAAWAKVQNKLELAKPLMPQVVQQMGIAVTKSTKNIFMILSISSADGSMNAEDLRDYLASNVENVISRVEGVGEVLSFGTQYAMRIWLNPDKMVGYRITPDDIRQAVKAYNAQISAGQAGGLPAVQGQRLNVTVNVQELLQTPEQFGAIPLRINADGSTIRLRDVARTELGTESYESDTKLNGQPAAGMLIRLASGANALDTSKLVKAKLNELSPYFPPGVKVDYPYETTPFVTVAINEVVKTLIEAVVLVFLVMLLFLGNFRATLIPTIAVPVVLLGTFAILQYVGMSINMLTMFAMVLAIGLLVDDAIVVVENVERIMHEEGLSPLEATRKSMGQITSALVGIGLVLSAVFGPMAFFGGSTGIIFRQFSFTLITAMMLSVVVALVLTPSLCVTFLKPIEKGHEAAEKGWKVTRPFFLWFDHFYNKINHIFVGQLERVLSKWGRYAVIYGVIVVGMGVLFMRLPTAFLPEEDQGIIMTLVQLPAGSTLEQTQKVMSEVQQYYQNDEKEAVASCLTVGGFSVAGRGQNNGMAFVKLKDWHLRDRSDLKAEAVIRRAMRTFSARRDSMVFAVAPPAILELGNATGFDFQLQDRGGVGHAKLMEARNQLLGLAAQNANLKAVRPNGLDDQPEYNVRLNQDRAGTLGVPLPAISDTLASAWGGSYVNDFINRGRVKRVYMQADAPFRMQLEDLNKLYVRSTAGAMVPFSAFSAGEWSYGSPNLQRYNSFPSVNIQGEPAAGKSTGDAMLAMEDIVKKLPAGIGFEWTGLSYQERQAGSQAPALYAVSILVIFLCLAALYESWTIPFSILLVLPVGVFGAVLATWGRGLSSDVYFQIGLLTTLGLTAKNAILIVQFAEEQMAQGVGLLEAAMEASRLRLRPILMTSLAFTFGVLPMALTRGAGAAAQNAIGTGVVGGMLTATFIAIFYIPLSFVLVSQLFRKKRQEPVPASAGNSEEGQP